In a single window of the Micromonospora sp. WMMD1155 genome:
- a CDS encoding thioredoxin domain-containing protein: protein MSKKRSRTNRPTAAGGRAGGSGPAGSRKAADKAAKAMRAPRVSTNSRITFGLLAIVLVGLAGLFVYVQNSSDKAQQAAGDRVVRADSHRLTTAGDGKVTMVEFLDFECPSCGQAFPGVEKLRQEYAGKITYVVRNFPLSQHANAQNAARAAEAAARQDKFEQMYVKLFETQSTWGGQQQDQSAIFEGYAQQLGLDLAKFRADRDSQATAARIRDDQSDGTAAGVQSTPSFFVNGQRFDGQPTYAGLKAAVDAALAG, encoded by the coding sequence ATGTCCAAGAAACGCAGCCGCACCAACAGGCCGACCGCCGCTGGCGGCCGGGCCGGCGGTTCCGGACCGGCCGGCAGCCGGAAGGCAGCCGACAAGGCCGCCAAGGCGATGCGCGCCCCACGCGTGAGCACCAACAGCAGGATCACTTTCGGGCTGTTGGCGATCGTGCTCGTCGGCCTCGCCGGGCTCTTCGTCTACGTGCAGAACAGCAGTGACAAAGCTCAGCAGGCAGCTGGCGACCGGGTGGTGAGGGCAGACAGCCACCGGCTCACCACCGCCGGGGACGGCAAGGTCACCATGGTCGAGTTCCTCGATTTCGAGTGCCCGTCCTGCGGGCAGGCGTTCCCCGGCGTGGAAAAACTCCGCCAGGAGTACGCGGGCAAGATCACCTACGTGGTCCGGAACTTCCCGCTGTCCCAGCACGCCAACGCACAGAACGCCGCCCGCGCCGCCGAGGCCGCAGCCCGACAGGACAAGTTCGAGCAGATGTACGTCAAGCTGTTCGAGACCCAGTCCACCTGGGGCGGCCAGCAGCAGGACCAGTCGGCGATTTTCGAGGGCTACGCGCAGCAGCTCGGCTTGGACCTGGCGAAGTTCCGCGCCGACCGGGACAGCCAGGCGACTGCGGCCCGCATCCGTGACGACCAGAGCGACGGCACCGCCGCCGGCGTGCAGAGCACCCCGTCGTTCTTCGTCAACGGCCAGCGCTTCGATGGCCAGCCCACGTACGCCGGGCTCAAGGCCGCCGTCGACGCTGCCCTTGCCGGATGA
- a CDS encoding class I SAM-dependent methyltransferase, which translates to MLAAVAADLTPGTALDLGCGPGGDTLWLAHQGWQVIAVDIANAALQRVAAQAAEQELTARVRTERHDLSVSLPEGTWDLITAHYLHSLFEFPRARILHDLAARINLGGTLLIADHASVTPWSWDRQATFPTPEETLADLALNPSHWQTITCEARTRTATGPNGESAEVTDNVIVLRRR; encoded by the coding sequence GTGCTGGCCGCCGTCGCCGCGGACCTGACCCCCGGCACCGCGCTCGACCTAGGGTGCGGGCCGGGAGGCGACACCCTCTGGCTCGCCCACCAGGGCTGGCAGGTCATCGCGGTCGACATCGCGAACGCGGCGCTGCAGCGCGTCGCGGCCCAGGCCGCCGAGCAAGAGCTGACAGCCCGGGTACGCACCGAGCGCCACGACCTGTCAGTCAGCCTCCCAGAAGGCACCTGGGATCTGATCACCGCCCATTACCTGCACTCGCTCTTCGAGTTTCCCCGTGCCCGGATCCTGCACGACCTTGCGGCGCGGATCAACCTCGGCGGCACGCTCCTGATCGCCGATCACGCATCCGTGACACCGTGGTCATGGGACCGACAAGCCACGTTCCCGACACCGGAGGAGACCCTGGCCGACCTGGCGCTGAATCCGTCCCACTGGCAGACCATCACCTGCGAGGCCCGCACCCGCACCGCGACCGGCCCGAACGGCGAGTCCGCCGAGGTGACCGACAACGTGATCGTTCTGCGCCGCCGCTGA
- a CDS encoding NACHT domain-containing protein, producing MGPLRPAADPFMSLAAALADGPEAVLEAARLLREEAASPEAPPQVVPSFLVAARGPVLLVVDQAEDLYTMTGEHDRAQWWTLLTRTLAVLPELRMLVAVRPEFRRRLTDQQAGFISRPVAIGLLDPARIRQAIAGPARAAGLTFEDDLIDRMTADATVGDALPLLSHLLQRLHLQSDRQHITVAQYEQAGEVGGAIAAHAEQIYESLTERYPQRAVDSALLRGIVMEGKETVRKTIQRSDLDTTAASILEEFRAARLIIDVEDGTCLELTHDALFRQWRRLASLISTSEERLRRITRLEHRATAWQADPHTDDLLRGRTLADALALAAEVPLSTTARRLLDASQAFDHQDRVRQSERIAELAQQVRRQDPELAVALAHTALNELPPTPAATITRWALTARSRIQHLTIGHTTSVTSAVWLPDSGALRTADKTGRVCTWDDAGRLNGVAFAVDMKACGHTLLNASGALALTEHDRGAMLWRVADGRNLGSRKGSLPVSFDSFSWYDDVRFAGQFDYRTVDVYRLNDEVPQFVTSIPATHVRATAWSPQGDRLAIASDDLLLVVSIDEHASEVLRQQVAWSRPVLCWAPDGIRLAVSADPAFTMRRTDILAPKARTLWIYDTDTGQAAESAPPGMTEAMAWSPVEDVIACSVRRTRHRDRVALIDVGTGRTVERRARPHQISAIAWSSDGKRIGLGTSFHYVEIWDVTGRSFRRLPTGSLQRISWSPDLKRAAVRRLGTMPEIIEAGKVTPALRLGDDDCLSIASRH from the coding sequence GTGGGTCCGCTACGTCCGGCCGCTGACCCGTTTATGAGCCTCGCCGCGGCTTTAGCGGATGGCCCGGAGGCTGTGCTGGAGGCGGCGCGACTGCTGCGCGAAGAAGCAGCCTCTCCGGAAGCCCCACCCCAGGTTGTGCCAAGCTTCCTCGTCGCAGCCCGCGGCCCTGTACTGCTCGTTGTCGATCAGGCCGAAGATCTGTACACGATGACCGGTGAGCATGACCGGGCCCAGTGGTGGACCTTGCTTACCCGAACGCTGGCGGTGCTGCCGGAGCTGCGCATGCTGGTGGCGGTCCGGCCCGAGTTCCGCCGCCGGCTCACCGATCAGCAGGCCGGCTTCATCTCCCGGCCGGTGGCCATCGGTCTGCTGGATCCGGCCCGCATCCGACAGGCCATCGCGGGGCCTGCCCGAGCTGCAGGACTCACGTTCGAGGACGACCTCATCGACCGCATGACCGCCGACGCCACGGTCGGTGACGCGCTTCCCCTGCTCAGCCACCTGCTGCAACGCCTGCACCTGCAGTCCGATCGCCAACACATCACGGTGGCTCAGTACGAACAGGCGGGGGAGGTGGGTGGCGCCATCGCAGCTCACGCGGAGCAGATCTACGAATCTCTCACCGAGCGGTACCCCCAGCGCGCCGTCGACTCTGCTCTGCTGCGCGGCATCGTTATGGAAGGTAAGGAAACCGTACGAAAAACGATCCAACGATCCGACCTCGATACCACCGCAGCGAGCATCCTCGAGGAGTTCAGGGCAGCCCGTCTGATCATCGACGTCGAGGACGGTACCTGCCTCGAATTGACCCACGACGCCCTGTTCCGCCAGTGGCGACGACTCGCGTCTCTGATCAGCACCAGCGAGGAGCGCCTGCGCCGCATCACCCGGCTCGAGCATCGCGCGACAGCCTGGCAAGCGGACCCACACACAGACGACCTCTTGCGCGGCCGAACGCTCGCCGATGCTCTCGCGCTCGCAGCCGAGGTGCCCCTCTCCACCACAGCCCGACGCCTGCTCGACGCCTCCCAAGCGTTCGATCACCAGGACCGCGTCCGACAGTCCGAGCGGATCGCCGAGTTGGCGCAACAGGTGCGACGGCAGGACCCCGAACTGGCCGTGGCACTGGCCCACACCGCGCTAAACGAGTTGCCACCCACCCCGGCAGCGACGATTACGCGCTGGGCCCTGACCGCCAGGTCGCGAATACAGCACCTCACCATCGGGCACACCACCAGCGTCACCTCCGCGGTCTGGTTGCCAGACAGTGGGGCCTTGCGCACCGCCGACAAGACGGGGCGCGTTTGCACCTGGGACGATGCGGGTCGCCTTAACGGAGTCGCCTTCGCCGTTGACATGAAAGCGTGCGGGCACACCCTGCTGAATGCCAGCGGCGCCCTCGCCCTCACCGAGCATGATCGAGGCGCCATGCTGTGGCGCGTCGCAGACGGCCGCAACCTGGGCAGCCGAAAGGGAAGTCTTCCAGTGTCGTTCGACTCATTCTCGTGGTACGACGATGTCCGCTTCGCGGGACAGTTCGACTACCGAACCGTCGACGTCTACCGCTTGAACGATGAAGTCCCACAGTTTGTCACCAGCATCCCGGCCACACACGTTCGCGCCACCGCATGGTCTCCGCAGGGTGACCGGCTGGCCATCGCCTCAGACGACCTGCTGCTCGTGGTCAGCATCGACGAGCACGCGTCGGAGGTCCTGCGACAACAGGTAGCGTGGTCGCGCCCGGTGCTGTGCTGGGCACCCGACGGCATCCGACTCGCCGTCTCAGCCGATCCGGCATTCACAATGCGCCGCACCGACATCCTCGCACCGAAGGCCCGCACGCTGTGGATCTACGACACCGACACCGGCCAAGCCGCCGAAAGTGCACCACCCGGCATGACCGAAGCCATGGCATGGTCACCCGTCGAGGACGTCATCGCTTGCTCCGTGCGTCGAACACGCCACCGTGACCGCGTGGCGTTGATCGACGTCGGCACCGGCCGGACAGTTGAGCGGCGGGCACGCCCTCACCAGATCAGCGCGATCGCCTGGTCCTCCGACGGCAAGCGAATAGGCTTAGGAACCTCATTTCACTATGTCGAGATCTGGGACGTCACCGGACGAAGCTTTCGCCGCCTGCCCACCGGAAGCCTGCAGAGAATCTCGTGGTCTCCGGACCTCAAACGAGCCGCTGTAAGGCGGCTCGGAACGATGCCAGAGATCATCGAAGCGGGCAAGGTTACGCCGGCGCTGAGGCTCGGAGACGATGATTGCCTGTCAATCGCTTCTCGCCACTAG
- a CDS encoding cytochrome c oxidase assembly protein: MSHTDSRPSAADDRGNAQTTVATSAGSAAVPAGPSRSNAYRVGSAAFGWWSIAAICASGVAVLLLGLRVGGALTAAIPGLPDAGPATTLALPFIRLLCDGLATGTVGMLVTAAFLLPGDGRSVSPHGYLLLRRASLAALGWAIAALTLMVLTVSDLLGQPLETLKPATVVSFATTIAQGQSLLLQAGLALTVALLARAGVSRGLAATVTILALVAVLPPAFTGHAAGAGNHQIAVTSLALHILAATVWVGGLAALLMVRRSRLLTDAAVRYSRLALGCFVAVTVSGAANAAVRLGAVEQLWQSRYGWLVLGKLAALLILGALGAAHRSRTLPALRAGRRWAFGRLAAGELIVFAATVGLAVALSRSPTPVATSGVDADPITELLGFPMPAAPTAGNLLGQPLPDMFFLTLCVLGIGGYLIGVRRMHAAGHGWPVARTASWVAGMLLLAAVTNLGVARYAYVLFSAHMAQHMVLSMLVPILLVGGAPVTLALRALRRPNDPQVRGAREWLLILVHSRVTKLLTHPLVALGIYTASLFGLYFSDLLGVLMRSHLGHLAMLTHFVVAGYLLFWVLIGVDPGRRRLPHPLLVVIHLASMMAHGFFGLVLMQTTTVIAPDWYIAVHPTWASSLLTDQKLGAGIAWAFGELPAVVVMIVLIRQWIRADQREQARLDRAADRADATGEEDDLARYNAFLAAAGQASSDPPRLGGPEQR; this comes from the coding sequence GTGTCCCACACCGATTCCCGGCCGTCCGCCGCCGACGATCGCGGTAACGCCCAGACCACCGTCGCGACGTCAGCGGGGTCGGCCGCCGTCCCCGCCGGACCGTCCCGATCCAATGCTTACCGCGTCGGATCCGCCGCGTTCGGCTGGTGGAGCATCGCCGCCATCTGCGCGTCCGGGGTCGCTGTGCTGCTGCTCGGTCTCCGGGTCGGCGGTGCCCTCACCGCCGCGATACCCGGCCTGCCGGACGCGGGACCAGCCACGACCTTGGCGCTTCCGTTCATCCGGCTGCTCTGCGACGGCCTCGCCACCGGCACCGTCGGCATGCTGGTGACCGCCGCGTTCCTACTGCCCGGCGACGGACGCAGTGTCTCGCCCCACGGTTACCTGCTTCTGCGGCGAGCGAGCCTGGCCGCGCTGGGGTGGGCGATCGCCGCGCTGACGCTGATGGTGCTGACGGTCTCCGACCTGCTGGGCCAACCTCTGGAAACACTCAAGCCCGCGACGGTCGTCAGCTTCGCCACCACGATCGCCCAAGGGCAGTCGCTGCTGCTGCAGGCCGGGCTGGCGCTGACCGTGGCGCTGCTGGCGCGCGCCGGGGTGTCCCGAGGGCTCGCCGCGACGGTCACGATCCTGGCGCTGGTGGCGGTGCTCCCTCCGGCTTTCACCGGTCACGCCGCCGGGGCGGGAAACCATCAGATCGCGGTGACCAGCCTGGCTCTGCACATCCTCGCCGCCACGGTGTGGGTCGGCGGGCTCGCCGCCCTGTTGATGGTGCGGCGCAGCCGACTGCTGACCGACGCCGCCGTCCGGTACAGCCGCCTCGCGCTGGGTTGCTTCGTCGCCGTCACGGTGAGCGGAGCAGCTAACGCCGCCGTCCGTCTCGGCGCTGTGGAGCAGCTCTGGCAGTCCCGCTACGGCTGGCTGGTCCTCGGCAAGCTCGCCGCCCTGCTGATCCTCGGCGCGCTCGGCGCGGCACACCGCTCGCGTACCCTCCCCGCGCTGCGGGCCGGAAGGCGCTGGGCGTTCGGTCGACTGGCCGCCGGGGAACTGATCGTGTTCGCCGCGACCGTGGGGTTGGCGGTGGCGCTGTCGCGCAGTCCCACCCCGGTAGCCACCTCCGGCGTCGACGCCGATCCGATCACCGAACTGCTCGGGTTCCCGATGCCCGCCGCACCCACTGCGGGCAACCTGCTCGGGCAGCCGCTACCGGACATGTTCTTCCTGACCCTGTGCGTCCTCGGCATCGGTGGATATCTGATCGGCGTGCGACGCATGCATGCCGCAGGGCACGGTTGGCCGGTCGCCCGCACGGCAAGCTGGGTGGCCGGGATGCTGCTGCTGGCGGCGGTCACCAACCTCGGCGTCGCCCGTTACGCCTACGTGCTGTTCAGCGCGCACATGGCCCAGCACATGGTGCTGTCCATGCTGGTGCCGATCCTGCTGGTCGGCGGCGCACCGGTCACCCTCGCCCTGCGCGCCCTGCGCCGACCAAACGATCCGCAGGTACGCGGTGCCCGGGAGTGGCTGCTGATCCTGGTGCACAGCCGCGTCACGAAACTGCTCACGCACCCGCTCGTCGCGCTCGGCATCTACACCGCAAGCCTGTTCGGCCTCTACTTCAGCGACCTGCTCGGCGTCCTGATGCGCTCCCACCTCGGACACCTGGCGATGCTCACCCATTTCGTGGTCGCCGGCTACCTGCTGTTCTGGGTGCTCATCGGCGTCGACCCCGGCCGCCGACGCCTCCCCCATCCGCTGCTGGTGGTCATCCACCTGGCGTCGATGATGGCGCACGGTTTCTTCGGCCTGGTCCTCATGCAGACCACCACCGTCATCGCCCCCGACTGGTACATCGCCGTGCACCCCACCTGGGCGTCGTCGCTGCTGACCGACCAGAAGCTCGGCGCCGGCATCGCCTGGGCCTTCGGAGAGTTACCCGCCGTCGTCGTGATGATCGTTCTGATTCGCCAGTGGATCCGCGCCGACCAACGCGAACAGGCCCGCCTCGACCGGGCGGCCGACCGGGCCGACGCCACCGGCGAGGAGGACGACCTCGCCCGCTACAACGCGTTCCTCGCCGCGGCCGGGCAAGCCAGCAGTGACCCACCGCGTTTGGGCGGGCCCGAGCAACGCTGA
- a CDS encoding PepSY domain-containing protein, which yields MSLTALSGSPTPKPTTTDDTPARPTRRASPIGALLLRLHFYAGILVAPFLVVAALTGLAYTTTPQLDKILYSDQLTVAQVGDRPLPLADQVGAARNAHPDGSVASVQPGDGDQSTRVTFSLPELGEKQHTVYVDPYTAQVQGQLTTWFGSTPATTWLDDLHRNLHLGVVGRHYSELAASWLWVLALGGVILWWRRRSANRATARHLLVPDLAAGKGVRRTRGWHATTGIWLTVGLLFLSATGLTWSRYAGANFGAGLDALSARAPEISTSLTAEPAVPAESGGGHEHGPAGAGGVVESAAFDRVAAAARTAGLAGPVEIAPAVEPGSAWTVTQVDNTWPVAKDRVAVDPSGGQVTARSDFADWPLLAKLSGLGIQAHMGILFGPVNQILLAALALGLLCVIVWGYRMWWQRRPTRADRRALAGTPPARGGARRLPLWALLIGVPVTAAIGWALPLFGLTLLAFLVIDVVAGAVSRRHRTAATPISTTPAGS from the coding sequence ATGTCTCTCACCGCGTTGTCCGGCTCACCGACGCCGAAACCCACCACGACCGACGACACACCGGCCCGCCCGACCCGGCGCGCGTCACCGATCGGTGCGCTGCTGCTCCGGCTGCACTTCTACGCCGGCATTCTCGTCGCCCCGTTCCTGGTGGTCGCCGCACTGACCGGGCTGGCTTACACCACCACCCCACAGTTGGACAAGATCCTCTACAGCGACCAGTTGACCGTCGCGCAGGTGGGTGACCGTCCGCTACCACTGGCCGACCAGGTCGGAGCCGCGCGAAACGCCCACCCCGACGGCAGTGTCGCCTCCGTACAGCCCGGCGACGGCGACCAGAGCACCCGGGTGACGTTCTCCCTGCCGGAACTCGGCGAGAAGCAGCACACCGTCTACGTCGACCCGTACACCGCGCAGGTCCAGGGCCAACTGACCACCTGGTTCGGCTCCACCCCGGCCACGACCTGGCTCGACGACCTGCACCGTAACCTGCACCTGGGCGTGGTGGGCCGGCACTACTCCGAACTGGCCGCGAGTTGGCTCTGGGTGCTCGCGCTCGGCGGGGTCATCCTTTGGTGGCGTCGCCGCAGCGCCAACCGCGCGACCGCGCGGCACCTGCTCGTGCCGGACCTGGCCGCCGGGAAAGGCGTCCGCCGCACGCGAGGTTGGCACGCCACCACCGGCATCTGGCTCACCGTCGGCCTGCTCTTCCTCTCGGCCACCGGGCTGACCTGGTCCCGCTACGCCGGGGCGAACTTCGGCGCGGGCCTCGACGCGCTCAGCGCACGCGCACCGGAGATCTCGACCAGCCTCACCGCCGAGCCCGCCGTTCCGGCTGAGAGCGGGGGCGGCCACGAGCACGGTCCGGCCGGGGCAGGCGGCGTGGTCGAGTCGGCTGCCTTCGACCGCGTCGCGGCGGCCGCCCGTACGGCCGGTCTGGCCGGTCCGGTGGAGATCGCTCCGGCGGTGGAGCCGGGCTCGGCCTGGACCGTCACACAGGTCGACAACACCTGGCCGGTCGCCAAGGACCGCGTCGCCGTCGACCCCTCCGGCGGGCAGGTCACCGCTCGCAGCGATTTCGCCGACTGGCCCCTGCTGGCCAAGCTCAGCGGCCTGGGCATCCAGGCGCACATGGGCATCCTCTTCGGACCGGTCAACCAGATCCTGCTCGCCGCGCTCGCCCTCGGCCTGCTCTGCGTCATCGTCTGGGGCTACCGCATGTGGTGGCAGCGCCGCCCCACCCGCGCCGACCGGCGCGCTCTCGCCGGCACCCCACCGGCCCGTGGAGGTGCCCGACGCCTGCCACTCTGGGCGCTGCTGATCGGTGTACCGGTGACCGCGGCGATTGGTTGGGCGCTCCCGTTGTTCGGTCTCACGCTGCTCGCGTTCCTCGTCATCGACGTCGTCGCTGGCGCGGTGTCCCGACGCCACCGGACTGCCGCGACACCCATCTCCACGACGCCAGCCGGTAGTTGA
- a CDS encoding copper chaperone PCu(A)C, with the protein MRTTSPFGSRRRAAVILPTVAALVAFGAAGCGSSDSSSAAESGPSVSASAPSGVVTIRDPWVKAADKGMTAAFGTLVNDGDTDVTVTGAATSVSPMELHEMTMKDGKMVMQAKQGGIVIKAKSTHALEPGGDHLMLMNLTKPVQAGDELTFTLTFADGKTQQFTAVAKPFTGAQESYAPGHGQPMPGTSATPEMSMSPAS; encoded by the coding sequence ATGCGCACCACCAGTCCCTTCGGATCGCGCCGACGCGCGGCCGTCATCCTGCCCACCGTCGCTGCACTCGTGGCGTTCGGTGCCGCCGGGTGCGGTTCGTCCGACTCGTCGTCGGCCGCTGAGTCGGGCCCCTCGGTGTCGGCGAGCGCCCCCTCCGGCGTGGTCACGATCCGTGACCCGTGGGTGAAGGCGGCCGACAAGGGGATGACGGCGGCCTTCGGGACCCTGGTCAACGACGGCGACACGGATGTCACGGTGACCGGGGCCGCGACCTCGGTGTCGCCGATGGAGTTGCACGAGATGACCATGAAGGACGGCAAGATGGTCATGCAGGCCAAGCAGGGCGGCATCGTGATCAAGGCGAAGAGCACGCACGCGTTGGAGCCCGGCGGTGACCACCTGATGCTGATGAACCTCACCAAGCCGGTGCAGGCCGGCGACGAGTTGACGTTCACCCTGACATTCGCAGACGGTAAGACCCAGCAGTTCACCGCGGTGGCCAAACCGTTCACCGGCGCGCAGGAGAGCTACGCCCCCGGGCACGGCCAGCCCATGCCCGGCACGAGCGCCACGCCGGAGATGAGCATGAGCCCGGCATCGTGA
- a CDS encoding Dyp-type peroxidase gives MTDTSPTRPVSRRGLLTGGALAAGGALAGGAAIAATRTDSGQPPAAADTTPVASVGALVEPFHGVRQAGVTTEPQAHAAFVAFTLRPGTDRAALGRLLRLLTDDAARLTQGKPALADTEAELGLLPARLTVTFGFGSGLYRAGGVDDRRPASVADLPPFRVDRLQPAWTGGDLLLQICADDPVSVAHAQRVLIKDSRPFATVRWVQQGFRRSPGVEPGGHTQRNLFGQLDGTANPRPGMPMDSAVWVPDGPAWLRDSTTLVVRRISMNMETWDLLGRNDRELAVGRRLDTGAPLTGVAEHDEPDFAATDEHGLTVIPDFSHLTRAHVTDDRLKILRRPYNYDGIPNSEGHADAGLIFTSYQADIARQFLPIQRRLAERDLLNEWTTPIGSAVFAIPPGCQPGGWVGEQVLG, from the coding sequence GTGACCGACACGTCACCCACCCGGCCGGTGAGCAGGCGCGGCCTGCTCACCGGCGGGGCCCTGGCCGCCGGAGGAGCCCTCGCCGGGGGTGCGGCCATCGCCGCTACCCGCACCGACAGCGGGCAGCCACCGGCCGCCGCCGACACCACGCCGGTGGCGAGCGTCGGCGCGCTGGTCGAGCCGTTCCACGGCGTCCGGCAGGCCGGCGTGACCACCGAACCGCAGGCCCACGCGGCGTTCGTCGCATTCACGCTGCGCCCCGGCACGGACCGGGCCGCGCTGGGCCGGTTGCTGCGGCTGCTCACCGACGACGCCGCCCGCCTCACCCAGGGCAAGCCGGCCCTCGCCGACACCGAGGCTGAACTCGGGCTGCTGCCCGCCCGGCTGACCGTGACCTTCGGCTTCGGGTCCGGCCTCTACCGGGCCGGAGGCGTCGACGACCGTAGGCCGGCCTCGGTGGCCGACCTGCCGCCGTTCCGCGTCGATCGGCTCCAACCGGCCTGGACCGGCGGCGACCTGCTGCTGCAGATCTGCGCCGACGACCCGGTCAGCGTCGCCCACGCCCAACGGGTCCTGATCAAGGACAGCCGACCGTTCGCCACCGTCCGGTGGGTGCAGCAGGGCTTCCGGCGCAGCCCCGGCGTCGAGCCGGGCGGCCACACCCAACGCAACCTGTTCGGTCAGCTCGACGGCACCGCCAACCCCCGACCCGGGATGCCGATGGACTCCGCCGTCTGGGTGCCGGACGGGCCCGCGTGGCTGCGCGACAGCACCACACTCGTCGTACGCCGGATCAGCATGAACATGGAGACCTGGGACCTGCTCGGCCGCAACGACCGGGAACTCGCCGTCGGCCGGCGGCTCGACACCGGCGCACCCCTGACCGGCGTCGCCGAGCACGACGAGCCCGACTTCGCCGCGACCGACGAGCACGGTCTCACCGTCATCCCCGACTTCTCCCACCTGACCCGCGCCCACGTCACCGACGACCGGCTGAAAATCCTGCGTCGGCCCTACAACTACGACGGGATCCCGAACAGTGAAGGCCACGCCGACGCCGGCCTGATCTTCACCTCGTACCAGGCCGACATCGCCCGACAGTTCCTGCCGATCCAACGCCGGCTGGCCGAGCGGGACCTGCTCAACGAATGGACCACCCCGATCGGGTCGGCGGTCTTCGCCATCCCACCCGGCTGCCAACCAGGAGGATGGGTTGGGGAGCAGGTGCTCGGATGA
- a CDS encoding AAA family ATPase, translating to MTARTDSWRGPRRFVLDYAYLWLPLCVVLWLGWRFFVHRRTAVTWRGAESPYPGLAPFTAERAGVFFGRDREARDVLHRLERSGPAPPTRIVTIVGPSGVGKSSLIRAGFSLDYRGGGPWWVRYVRPLTRL from the coding sequence GTGACGGCGCGAACGGACAGCTGGCGTGGGCCGCGGCGGTTTGTCCTTGACTACGCCTACCTGTGGCTTCCGCTCTGCGTCGTCCTGTGGCTCGGCTGGCGTTTCTTTGTCCATCGCCGGACAGCGGTCACGTGGCGTGGGGCGGAAAGCCCGTACCCCGGCCTCGCGCCGTTCACGGCGGAGCGCGCGGGTGTCTTCTTTGGCCGCGACCGCGAAGCAAGGGACGTACTACACCGACTGGAGCGCTCCGGGCCGGCGCCGCCGACCCGGATCGTCACGATCGTCGGCCCGTCGGGAGTGGGTAAATCCTCGCTGATCCGCGCGGGGTTCTCGCTCGACTACCGCGGCGGTGGACCGTGGTGGGTCCGCTACGTCCGGCCGCTGACCCGTTTATGA
- a CDS encoding vitamin K epoxide reductase family protein has product MSRQLTTTAEAVVVRPDPAEPFAARIIGWVLAVGGAIGAAAALTLTIEKINLLTDPSYRPSCSINPILSCGSVMATPQAAAFGFPNPLIGIVGFSVVTTIGVAVLAGARLPRWFWLGLQLGATFGVGFVHWLIFQSLYRIGALCPYCMVVWIVTIAIFWYVTLHNVHQEQMFASRGAALLRYHTVVLTAWYVVIVALIGEQFWFYWRTLLT; this is encoded by the coding sequence ATGAGTCGGCAGCTCACGACCACCGCCGAAGCAGTGGTCGTCCGGCCAGATCCGGCGGAGCCGTTCGCCGCGCGGATCATCGGCTGGGTGCTGGCGGTCGGCGGTGCTATCGGCGCCGCCGCAGCGCTGACCCTCACCATCGAGAAGATCAACCTGCTGACCGATCCGAGCTATCGACCCAGTTGCAGCATCAACCCGATCCTGTCCTGCGGCTCGGTGATGGCCACACCGCAGGCGGCCGCTTTCGGCTTCCCCAACCCGCTGATCGGCATCGTCGGGTTCAGCGTGGTGACCACCATCGGGGTAGCGGTCCTGGCCGGCGCCCGACTACCGCGTTGGTTCTGGCTCGGTCTGCAGCTCGGTGCGACGTTCGGCGTGGGCTTCGTGCACTGGCTGATCTTTCAGAGCCTGTACCGCATCGGCGCGCTGTGTCCGTACTGCATGGTGGTCTGGATCGTCACCATCGCCATCTTCTGGTACGTCACCCTGCACAACGTCCATCAGGAACAGATGTTCGCCTCGCGAGGGGCGGCTCTGCTCCGATACCACACGGTCGTCCTCACCGCCTGGTACGTCGTCATCGTGGCGCTCATCGGTGAGCAGTTCTGGTTTTACTGGCGCACCCTGTTGACCTGA
- a CDS encoding copper resistance CopC family protein gives MKRADWSSVVTAPSFRPTVVRLGAAVLALVVALLIPASPAWAHNTLRSAAPVQESTLASAPTEIVLEFVERLDPTFTTIVLTDAAKRKIPTGDPVVGGAKGSVQLTGALPNGTYTVAYRVVSTDGHPVQGSYPFTVADPNSSAAPIVSTPTDAAPAASSVEPGGGPNVGILVAGAVLAVLVVVGAGLLWRRARRQ, from the coding sequence ATGAAACGCGCCGACTGGAGTTCCGTCGTGACCGCACCGTCGTTCCGGCCCACCGTTGTCCGGCTCGGCGCAGCGGTGCTCGCCCTCGTCGTGGCACTGCTGATTCCGGCCAGCCCGGCGTGGGCGCACAACACGCTGCGGTCGGCAGCGCCGGTCCAGGAGTCGACGTTGGCCAGCGCGCCGACCGAGATCGTGCTCGAATTCGTTGAGCGGCTCGACCCGACGTTCACCACCATCGTGCTCACCGACGCCGCCAAACGGAAGATCCCCACCGGCGACCCGGTCGTCGGCGGTGCCAAGGGGTCGGTCCAGCTCACCGGGGCGTTACCCAATGGCACGTATACCGTCGCCTACCGGGTGGTCTCCACCGACGGGCACCCGGTGCAGGGGTCGTACCCGTTCACCGTGGCCGACCCGAATTCCAGCGCCGCGCCGATCGTCAGCACGCCGACCGACGCTGCGCCCGCGGCTTCCTCGGTAGAACCCGGCGGCGGCCCGAATGTCGGCATCCTCGTCGCCGGCGCCGTACTCGCCGTCCTCGTCGTCGTGGGCGCCGGGTTGCTGTGGCGGCGGGCGAGGCGTCAGTGA